DNA from Agathobaculum sp. NTUH-O15-33:
CTACAAGGGTGAAGTGCTGCACGGCGGTCCGAGACTCGGCCGTTCGATCGAAGTGCCGAAGCCCGCGTTTGAGCGCCGTGACCGCCGCGACCGTGGAGGTCGCCGTGATGATCGCCGCGGCGGCTTCAACCGTAACGGTCAGGGCCGTCCGAACGGCGGTAATGGCCGTCCGGCTAGACAGGAAGGAGGCAACCGCTAATGCTGCTCCCTAAGAGAGTAAAGTATCGTCGCGTGCATCGTGGCCGCCTCAAGGGCAAGGCCCTGCGCGGCAACACCGTAACCTACGGCGATTTCGGCCTGCAGGCCACCGAGCCGAGCTGGATCACCTCGAACCAGATCGAGGCCGCCCGTATCGCCATGACCCGCTACACCAAGCGTGGCGGTCAGGTATGGATCAAGATTTTCCCCGACAAGCCTGTTACCGAGAAGCCTGCCGAGACCCGCATGGGTTCCGGTAAGGGCTCGCCCGAGTACTGGGTAGCCGTCGTAAAGCCCGGCCGTGTTCTCTTTGAGATCAACGGCGTTTCCGAGGAGACCGCTCGCGAGGCTTTGCGTCTGGCCAGCCACAAGCTGCCCTGCAAGACCAAGTTCGTAAAGCGTGAGACCAAGAATGGCGGTGAAGAATGATGAAGGCTAGCGAGATCAGAGAGCTGACGGCGGAGGAGCTGAACGGTAAGCTCGCCGACCTGAAGAAGGACCTTTTCAACCTTCGTCTCCAGCACGCGACCAATCAGCTTGACAACACCAATAAGATCACTGAGGTCAAGCACGAC
Protein-coding regions in this window:
- the rplP gene encoding 50S ribosomal protein L16; amino-acid sequence: MLLPKRVKYRRVHRGRLKGKALRGNTVTYGDFGLQATEPSWITSNQIEAARIAMTRYTKRGGQVWIKIFPDKPVTEKPAETRMGSGKGSPEYWVAVVKPGRVLFEINGVSEETAREALRLASHKLPCKTKFVKRETKNGGEE
- the rpmC gene encoding 50S ribosomal protein L29, yielding MKASEIRELTAEELNGKLADLKKDLFNLRLQHATNQLDNTNKITEVKHDIARVGTVLREKQLADKA